Proteins from a single region of Abyssalbus ytuae:
- a CDS encoding tail fiber protein: MKRILLLALFLFSFLVNINAQITDTGDKVGIGTTNPQEKLHINGNIRGNASGGALRIQSYNGYIDVGAQNSTWAHIYTDMPKIIFNKPVYSLTNTFSSYNNDLILQTEGNTRITINDDTGNVGIGITNPAQKLDVNGHIQTRAFILIDPDYGTNTDYTAFYREDEGTDNSIVKLRIGDDSLGSFDLGYKYWSTGEWISNFFVNNNGRVGIGTTTPDSKLTVAGNIHSQEVKVTVNAGADFVFDKDYNLPKLEEVQQFIKENGHLPEIPSAADMEQNGIHLSEMNIKLLQKIEELTLYTIEQEKKLEEQAIENQTFKNKIENLEKLVEQLMKKIN, from the coding sequence ATGAAAAGAATATTACTTCTTGCACTTTTTTTGTTTTCTTTTTTAGTCAATATCAATGCACAAATTACCGATACCGGTGATAAGGTAGGGATAGGTACGACCAATCCACAGGAAAAACTCCATATAAATGGTAATATCAGGGGGAATGCTTCCGGAGGAGCCTTAAGAATTCAATCCTATAACGGATATATTGACGTAGGTGCTCAAAACTCTACCTGGGCTCATATTTATACGGATATGCCCAAAATTATTTTTAATAAGCCTGTCTATTCTTTGACCAATACGTTTAGTTCATACAATAATGACCTTATTTTACAAACAGAGGGAAATACAAGAATAACCATTAACGACGATACCGGGAATGTTGGGATTGGTATCACTAACCCTGCCCAAAAACTGGATGTTAATGGCCATATACAGACTAGAGCTTTTATATTAATAGATCCTGATTATGGAACTAATACAGACTATACTGCTTTTTATAGAGAAGATGAAGGAACCGATAATTCAATCGTTAAACTTAGAATAGGTGACGATTCTTTGGGAAGTTTTGATTTGGGTTATAAATATTGGAGCACTGGTGAATGGATATCAAATTTCTTTGTAAATAATAATGGTAGAGTAGGCATCGGTACCACTACCCCCGACTCCAAACTCACCGTAGCCGGAAATATACACTCCCAGGAAGTAAAAGTAACTGTCAATGCAGGGGCCGACTTTGTTTTTGATAAAGATTACAACTTACCCAAACTGGAAGAGGTTCAGCAATTCATAAAAGAAAATGGCCACCTGCCGGAAATTCCTTCTGCTGCAGACATGGAACAAAACGGTATTCACCTTAGTGAAATGAACATAAAACTACTGCAGAAAATCGAAGAGCTTACGCTTTATACGATTGAGCAGGAGAAGAAGTTAGAAGAACAGGCTATTGAAAACCAAACATTTAAAAATAAGATAGAGAACCTTGAAAAACTTGTGGAACAACTGATGAAAAAAATTAATTAA